The proteins below come from a single Aegilops tauschii subsp. strangulata cultivar AL8/78 chromosome 6, Aet v6.0, whole genome shotgun sequence genomic window:
- the LOC141026053 gene encoding uncharacterized protein, with amino-acid sequence MAQPNVNIICWNIRGLNSRARRDAVPDIVQDSHASIVSLQETKLQTVDDAIIREMLGPCFVANFYILPADGTRGGLILAVSDRFFTLSDFHATPGSISATVTMLNERASWTITGVYGPQGEQDKLAFIEELRTLKTLARSEWLLLGDFNLITKAADKSNTNINRRLVGKFRGALDFLQLKELHLGRRRFTWSNAQANPVLTKIDHVFHSDDWDMLFPNAHLQAITTACSDHASLYLQGCVDNSRKPSFKFEEFWLRLPGFKDTVALAWNKPVQARDAIRKIHIKLCRTAKALRKWQKEKVGMLGSQIAVAKEIIWLLDVAKEGRPLSDSERELRKQLKASYLGLLAIQKIKLR; translated from the coding sequence ATGGCACAACCTAACGTCAACATCATCTGTTGGAACATTCGAGGCCTGAACTCGCGTGCCCGCCGGGATGCAGTTCCGGACATCGTCCAGGACTCCCATGCATCCATTGTCAGCCTCCAAGAGACAAAACTCCAGACTGTTGATGACGCCATCATCCGCGAGATGCTTGGCCCGTGTTTCGTCGCAAACTTCTATATCCTCCCGGCCGACGGCACCCGCGGGGGCTTGATTCTGGCCGTGTCGGATCGCTTCTTCACCCTATCCGACTTCCATGCGACTCCGGGCTCCATCTCCGCCACCGTCACCATGCTCAACGAGCGCGCTTCGTGGACAATCACGGGCGTCTATGGCCCGCAGGGCGAGCAAGACAAGTTGGCCTTCATTGAGGAGCTGAGGACTCTCAAGACCTTGGCCAGAAGCGAGTGGCTCCTTCTGGGGGATTTCAACCTCATCACTAAAGCGGCGGATAAGAGCAACACCAACATCAACCGCCGCCTGGTGGGCAAGTTCCGTGGGGCTCTTGATTTCTTGCAGCTAAAGGAGCTTCACCTAGGCAGGCGCCGTTTCACTTGGTCAAATGCGCAGGCCAACCCGGTCCTTACCAAGATTGACCACGTGTTCCACTCCGACGATTGGGACATGCTCTTTCCCAATGCGCACCTTCAGGCTATCACCACAGCTTGCTCGGATCATGCTTCGTTATATCTTCAGGGGTGCGTCGACAACTCGAGAAAGCCTTCCTTTAAATTCGAGGAATTCTGGCTTCGTCTCCCGGGCTTCAAGGACACCGTTGCCTTGGCATGGAACAAACCTGTTCAGGCCCGGGATGCCATCCGCAAGATTCATATCAAGCTCTGTCGGACTGCGAAGGCCCTGCGCAAGTGGCAAAAGGAAAAAGTCGGGATGCTTGGCTCCCAAATCGCAGTTGCCAAGGAGATCATCTGGCTCCTGGATGTTGCTAAGGAGGGAAGACCGCTCTCGGACTCGGAGAGGGAATTGCGTAAACAACTTAAGGCCTCGTACCTGGGGCTCCTTGCCATTCAGAAAATCAAGCTGAGATAG